In Carya illinoinensis cultivar Pawnee chromosome 16, C.illinoinensisPawnee_v1, whole genome shotgun sequence, a single window of DNA contains:
- the LOC122299347 gene encoding formin-like protein 13 isoform X3 — translation MALLRRFFFRKPPNGLLEISERVYVFDSCFTTEAWDEENYKIYTDGIVSQLRDHMPEASFLVFNFREGEAQSEIANILDTYDMTRMEYPRHYEGCPVLTVEVIHHFLKSSESWLALGQHNMLLMHCERGVWPVLAFMLAALLIYRKQYSGEQKTLDMVYRQAPRELLHFLSPLNPIPSQLRYLQYVSRRNVAFEWPPLDRALTLDCIILRCIPDFDGSGGCCPIFQVYGQDPFLVADKTHKVLYSSPKRSKAVRAYKQAECELVKIDINCHVQGDVVVECVSLNDDIKCEEMMFRVMFNTAFIRSNILILNRDEIDMLWNAEDQFPKDFRVEILFSEMDAAASIVVGDISCFEEEGLPMEAFAKVQEFFSHVDWLDPKADAALNVLQRMSASNIVHEMLESISHGSVENKAKRSLSLSPEIQSMSSPERSPGSYLSRKAAETHDIQIAHQPHRQSDILRHGMPQFSQSTSVSCKSVQDALVAQTPGVANQLHDPALPESAEVTRLEVVSPAIPDPTLAVSHIPESADTKIISISPTTSPPPSHPSSTDCSRKTFPSPPLPPLLPPHHLLETTHSSLTNEIYYRDKLSVVSPLDNPGIPFSNTLSNNLLPKPPPTPSLLPQTLPLKENQAVRTGPPPPPPPPLPPHSVQTAGHPISATNSLLNPPLAPLVTSSTRSLPNFPPSPPTPSFKEKITGGAGHPPPPPPPPPHSGQVASPRVPSPVPPLPPARIVSSKHFNHASQNSSPIPSAPPPPVPFVKGLSRTDSNRNSVSGSPLRSPSRGKGHILSRTISSKNNRKKKLKPLHWLKLTRAASGSLWAEAQKLGEAAKTPEIDISELENLFSVALPSSDHGKKSISGSLGHKSDQVQLIDHRRAYNCEIMLSKVKIPLHDLVSSVLALEDSVLDVDLVESLIKFCPTKEEMELLKGYTGEKEKLGKSEQFFLELMQVPRVECKLRVFSFKIQFHSQIFDLRKNLNVVNSAAEEIRNSAKLKRIMQTILSLGNALNQGTARGSAVGFRLDSLLKLIETRARNNKMTLMHYLCKL, via the exons ATGGCGTTGTTGCGGCGGTTCTTTTTCCGGAAGCCACCCAATGGGCTCCTAGAGATCTCTGAGCGAGTTTATG tatttgACTCCTGTTTCACTACCGAGGCTTGGGATGAAGAGAACTATAAGATATATACCGATGGGATAGTCAGTCAACTTCGAGATCACATGCCTGAAGCTTCCTTCTTGGTATTCAATTTTCGTGAGGGAGAGGCACAAAGCGAGATTGCTAATATTTTGGACACATACGATATGACCAGAATGGAATACCCTCGACATTATGAGGGCTGCCCTGTGCTGACAGTGGAGGTCATCcaccattttctaaaatcaAGTGAAAGTTGGTTGGCGCTTGGACAACATAACATGCTGTTGATGCACTGTGAACGTGGTGTTTGGCCAGTTTTGGCTTTTATGTTGGCTGCACTGTTGATTTATAGGAAGCAGTACAGTGGGGAGCAGAAGACCTTAGACATGGTTTACAGACAGGCTCCTCGCGAGCTTTTGCATTTTCTGTCGCCACTGAACCCAATACCTTCTCAACTGAGGTATCTACAGTATGTATCAAGGAGGAATGTTGCCTTTGAATGGCCACCGTTGGATAGAGCGCTCACCTTGGACTGCATCATTCTCAGATGCATTCCTGATTTTGATGGAAGTGGGGGTTGTTGTCCAATATTTCAGGTATACGGACAGGATCCCTTTTTGGTTGCTGATAAAACCCACAAAGTTTTGTACTCATCACCGAAAAGAAGCAAGGCTGTCCGGGCTTACAAGCAG GCAGAATGCGAACTAGTTAAAATAGATATCAATTGCCATGTTCAAGGTGATGTTGTGGTGGAGTGTGTTAGCTTGAATGATGACATCAAATGTGAAGAGATGATGTTCAGAGTCATGTTTAACACTGCTTTTATTAGGTCCAATATATTGATCCTAAACCGAGATGAAATTGACATGTTGTGGAATGCTGAGGATCAATTTCCAAAGGACTTCAGAGTAGAG ATTCTCTTCTCAGAGATGGATGCTGCTGCTTCCATAGTGGTGGGTGATATCTCATGCTTCGAGGAGGAGGGCCTTCCAATGGAAGCATTTGCAAAAGTTCAAGAGTTCTTCAGTCATGTAGACTGGTTAGATCCCAAGGCTGATGCAGCACTAAATGTGCTTCAACGGATGAGTGCATCAAATATTGTCCACGAGATGTTGGAAAGTATTTCCCATGGGAGTGTGGAAAATAAGGCTAAACGCTCCTTATCTTTGTCCCCAGAGATTCAGTCCATGTCCTCACCCGAGCGATCTCCTGGTTCTTATCTGAGTAGAAAGGCAGCTGAGACTCATGACATTCAGATTGCGCATCAACCTCACAGGCAATCTGACATCCTTAGGCATGGGATGCCTCAATTTTCTCAGTCAACCTCAGTCTCCTGTAAATCTGTGCAAGATGCACTCGTAGCCCAAACTCCTGGCGTAGCAAATCAGCTACATGATCCTGCCTTACCTGAAAGTGCAGAAGTCACTCGTCTAGAAGTGGTATCTCCAGCCATTCCAGATCCAACCTTGGCAGTTTCACACATACCTGAATCTGCAGATAccaaaattatttcaatttcaccCACCACATCTCCTCCTCCATCACATCCTTCCTCAACTGATTGTTCTAGAAAAACTTTTCCTTCTCCTCCCCTGCCTCCCCTCCTGCCACCTCATCATCTTTTAGAAACTACACATTCTTCACTTACCAACGAGATATATTATAGAGATAAGTTGTCAGTAGTTAGTCCCCTAGATAATCCTGGGATTCCATTCTCAAATACCCTTTCCAATAATTTGTTACCTAAACCTCCTCCAACTCCATCACTTCTTCCTCAAACACTTCCTTTGAAGGAAAATCAGGCTGTTAGGACTGggccacctccacctccacctccacctctgcCCCCTCATTCTGTGCAAACTGCAGGTCACCCAATTTCTGCCACTAATTCATTACTTAATCCGCCTTTAGCACCTTTAGTCACGTCATCAACAAGGTCTCTGCCTAATTTTCCTCCATCTCCTCCAACACCTTCTTTCAAGGAAAAGATAACTGGCGGAGCTGGACATCCTCCACCCCCACCCCCTCCACCTCCTCATTCTGGACAAGTAGCAAGTCCTAGAGTTCCATCTCCAGTGCCACCACTGCCTCCTGCACGCATTGTTTCATCCAAGCACTTCAACCATGCATCACAAAATTCCTCTCCCATTCCATCTGCACCCCCTCCTCCAGTTCCTTTTGTTAAAGGTTTGTCTAGGACGGATAGTAACAGAAATAGTGTGTCTGGATCCCCACTTAGATCTCCCAGTAGGGGGAAGGGGCATATTCTGTCACGCACTATAAGCTCAAAGAATAATCGGAAGAAAAAACTGAAGCCATTGCATTGGCTGAAATTGACAAGAGCAGCATCAGGAAGTCTGTGGGCGGAGGCACAAAAATTGGGTGAAGCTGCCAA GACTCCTGAGATTGACATTTCAGAACTAGAGAATCTTTTCTCAGTGGCACTTCCGAGTTCAGATCATGGCAAGAAGTCTATAAGTGGTTCACTTGGACATAAATCAGATCAAGTGCAACTG ATTGACCACCGGCGGGCATATAACTGTGAAATCATGCTTTCAAAGGTGAAAATACCATTGCATGACTTAGTG AGTTCAGTGCTTGCTCTTGAAGATTCAGTTTTAGATGTGGATCTGGTTGAGAGTCTGATTAAATTCTGTCCTACAAAAGAGGAGATGGAGCTACTTAAG GGCTACACaggagaaaaggaaaagttAGGAAAATCCGAACAG TTCTTCTTAGAGTTGATGCAAGTACCACGTGTAGAATGTAAGCTCAGAGTTTTTTCATTCAAGATACAGTTCCACTCCCAG ATTTTTGACCTTAGAAAGAATCTAAACGTTGTAAACTCAGCCGCAGAAGAG ATCAGGAATTCTGCCAAACTGAAGAGAATTATGCAGACGATTCTGTCGTTAGGAAATGCTTTGAACCAGGGAACTGCTAGGG GATCTGCTGTTGGATTTAGGTTGGATAGCCTCCTTAAACTTATCGAGACACGTGCACGGAACAACAAGATGACTCTCATGCATTATCTTTGTAAG TTGTAG
- the LOC122299347 gene encoding formin-like protein 13 isoform X4: MALLRRFFFRKPPNGLLEISERVYVFDSCFTTEAWDEENYKIYTDGIVSQLRDHMPEASFLVFNFREGEAQSEIANILDTYDMTRMEYPRHYEGCPVLTVEVIHHFLKSSESWLALGQHNMLLMHCERGVWPVLAFMLAALLIYRKQYSGEQKTLDMVYRQAPRELLHFLSPLNPIPSQLRYLQYVSRRNVAFEWPPLDRALTLDCIILRCIPDFDGSGGCCPIFQVYGQDPFLVADKTHKVLYSSPKRSKAVRAYKQAECELVKIDINCHVQGDVVVECVSLNDDIKCEEMMFRVMFNTAFIRSNILILNRDEIDMLWNAEDQFPKDFRVEILFSEMDAAASIVVGDISCFEEEGLPMEAFAKVQEFFSHVDWLDPKADAALNVLQRMSASNIVHEMLESISHGSVENKAKRSLSLSPEIQSMSSPERSPGSYLSRKAAETHDIQIAHQPHRQSDILRHGMPQFSQSTSVSCKSVQDALVAQTPGVANQLHDPALPESAEVTRLEVVSPAIPDPTLAVSHIPESADTKIISISPTTSPPPSHPSSTDCSRKTFPSPPLPPLLPPHHLLETTHSSLTNEIYYRDKLSVVSPLDNPGIPFSNTLSNNLLPKPPPTPSLLPQTLPLKENQAVRTGPPPPPPPPLPPHSVQTAGHPISATNSLLNPPLAPLVTSSTRSLPNFPPSPPTPSFKEKITGGAGHPPPPPPPPPHSGQVASPRVPSPVPPLPPARIVSSKHFNHASQNSSPIPSAPPPPVPFVKGLSRTDSNRNSVSGSPLRSPSRGKGHILSRTISSKNNRKKKLKPLHWLKLTRAASGSLWAEAQKLGEAAKTPEIDISELENLFSVALPSSDHGKKSISGSLGHKSDQVQLIDHRRAYNCEIMLSKVKIPLHDLVSSVLALEDSVLDVDLVESLIKFCPTKEEMELLKGYTGEKEKLGKSEQFFLELMQVPRVECKLRVFSFKIQFHSQIFDLRKNLNVVNSAAEEEFCQTEENYADDSVVRKCFEPGNC, encoded by the exons ATGGCGTTGTTGCGGCGGTTCTTTTTCCGGAAGCCACCCAATGGGCTCCTAGAGATCTCTGAGCGAGTTTATG tatttgACTCCTGTTTCACTACCGAGGCTTGGGATGAAGAGAACTATAAGATATATACCGATGGGATAGTCAGTCAACTTCGAGATCACATGCCTGAAGCTTCCTTCTTGGTATTCAATTTTCGTGAGGGAGAGGCACAAAGCGAGATTGCTAATATTTTGGACACATACGATATGACCAGAATGGAATACCCTCGACATTATGAGGGCTGCCCTGTGCTGACAGTGGAGGTCATCcaccattttctaaaatcaAGTGAAAGTTGGTTGGCGCTTGGACAACATAACATGCTGTTGATGCACTGTGAACGTGGTGTTTGGCCAGTTTTGGCTTTTATGTTGGCTGCACTGTTGATTTATAGGAAGCAGTACAGTGGGGAGCAGAAGACCTTAGACATGGTTTACAGACAGGCTCCTCGCGAGCTTTTGCATTTTCTGTCGCCACTGAACCCAATACCTTCTCAACTGAGGTATCTACAGTATGTATCAAGGAGGAATGTTGCCTTTGAATGGCCACCGTTGGATAGAGCGCTCACCTTGGACTGCATCATTCTCAGATGCATTCCTGATTTTGATGGAAGTGGGGGTTGTTGTCCAATATTTCAGGTATACGGACAGGATCCCTTTTTGGTTGCTGATAAAACCCACAAAGTTTTGTACTCATCACCGAAAAGAAGCAAGGCTGTCCGGGCTTACAAGCAG GCAGAATGCGAACTAGTTAAAATAGATATCAATTGCCATGTTCAAGGTGATGTTGTGGTGGAGTGTGTTAGCTTGAATGATGACATCAAATGTGAAGAGATGATGTTCAGAGTCATGTTTAACACTGCTTTTATTAGGTCCAATATATTGATCCTAAACCGAGATGAAATTGACATGTTGTGGAATGCTGAGGATCAATTTCCAAAGGACTTCAGAGTAGAG ATTCTCTTCTCAGAGATGGATGCTGCTGCTTCCATAGTGGTGGGTGATATCTCATGCTTCGAGGAGGAGGGCCTTCCAATGGAAGCATTTGCAAAAGTTCAAGAGTTCTTCAGTCATGTAGACTGGTTAGATCCCAAGGCTGATGCAGCACTAAATGTGCTTCAACGGATGAGTGCATCAAATATTGTCCACGAGATGTTGGAAAGTATTTCCCATGGGAGTGTGGAAAATAAGGCTAAACGCTCCTTATCTTTGTCCCCAGAGATTCAGTCCATGTCCTCACCCGAGCGATCTCCTGGTTCTTATCTGAGTAGAAAGGCAGCTGAGACTCATGACATTCAGATTGCGCATCAACCTCACAGGCAATCTGACATCCTTAGGCATGGGATGCCTCAATTTTCTCAGTCAACCTCAGTCTCCTGTAAATCTGTGCAAGATGCACTCGTAGCCCAAACTCCTGGCGTAGCAAATCAGCTACATGATCCTGCCTTACCTGAAAGTGCAGAAGTCACTCGTCTAGAAGTGGTATCTCCAGCCATTCCAGATCCAACCTTGGCAGTTTCACACATACCTGAATCTGCAGATAccaaaattatttcaatttcaccCACCACATCTCCTCCTCCATCACATCCTTCCTCAACTGATTGTTCTAGAAAAACTTTTCCTTCTCCTCCCCTGCCTCCCCTCCTGCCACCTCATCATCTTTTAGAAACTACACATTCTTCACTTACCAACGAGATATATTATAGAGATAAGTTGTCAGTAGTTAGTCCCCTAGATAATCCTGGGATTCCATTCTCAAATACCCTTTCCAATAATTTGTTACCTAAACCTCCTCCAACTCCATCACTTCTTCCTCAAACACTTCCTTTGAAGGAAAATCAGGCTGTTAGGACTGggccacctccacctccacctccacctctgcCCCCTCATTCTGTGCAAACTGCAGGTCACCCAATTTCTGCCACTAATTCATTACTTAATCCGCCTTTAGCACCTTTAGTCACGTCATCAACAAGGTCTCTGCCTAATTTTCCTCCATCTCCTCCAACACCTTCTTTCAAGGAAAAGATAACTGGCGGAGCTGGACATCCTCCACCCCCACCCCCTCCACCTCCTCATTCTGGACAAGTAGCAAGTCCTAGAGTTCCATCTCCAGTGCCACCACTGCCTCCTGCACGCATTGTTTCATCCAAGCACTTCAACCATGCATCACAAAATTCCTCTCCCATTCCATCTGCACCCCCTCCTCCAGTTCCTTTTGTTAAAGGTTTGTCTAGGACGGATAGTAACAGAAATAGTGTGTCTGGATCCCCACTTAGATCTCCCAGTAGGGGGAAGGGGCATATTCTGTCACGCACTATAAGCTCAAAGAATAATCGGAAGAAAAAACTGAAGCCATTGCATTGGCTGAAATTGACAAGAGCAGCATCAGGAAGTCTGTGGGCGGAGGCACAAAAATTGGGTGAAGCTGCCAA GACTCCTGAGATTGACATTTCAGAACTAGAGAATCTTTTCTCAGTGGCACTTCCGAGTTCAGATCATGGCAAGAAGTCTATAAGTGGTTCACTTGGACATAAATCAGATCAAGTGCAACTG ATTGACCACCGGCGGGCATATAACTGTGAAATCATGCTTTCAAAGGTGAAAATACCATTGCATGACTTAGTG AGTTCAGTGCTTGCTCTTGAAGATTCAGTTTTAGATGTGGATCTGGTTGAGAGTCTGATTAAATTCTGTCCTACAAAAGAGGAGATGGAGCTACTTAAG GGCTACACaggagaaaaggaaaagttAGGAAAATCCGAACAG TTCTTCTTAGAGTTGATGCAAGTACCACGTGTAGAATGTAAGCTCAGAGTTTTTTCATTCAAGATACAGTTCCACTCCCAG ATTTTTGACCTTAGAAAGAATCTAAACGTTGTAAACTCAGCCGCAGAAGAG GAATTCTGCCAAACTGAAGAGAATTATGCAGACGATTCTGTCGTTAGGAAATGCTTTGAACCAGGGAACTGCTAG
- the LOC122299347 gene encoding formin-like protein 18 isoform X1, giving the protein MALLRRFFFRKPPNGLLEISERVYVFDSCFTTEAWDEENYKIYTDGIVSQLRDHMPEASFLVFNFREGEAQSEIANILDTYDMTRMEYPRHYEGCPVLTVEVIHHFLKSSESWLALGQHNMLLMHCERGVWPVLAFMLAALLIYRKQYSGEQKTLDMVYRQAPRELLHFLSPLNPIPSQLRYLQYVSRRNVAFEWPPLDRALTLDCIILRCIPDFDGSGGCCPIFQVYGQDPFLVADKTHKVLYSSPKRSKAVRAYKQAECELVKIDINCHVQGDVVVECVSLNDDIKCEEMMFRVMFNTAFIRSNILILNRDEIDMLWNAEDQFPKDFRVEILFSEMDAAASIVVGDISCFEEEGLPMEAFAKVQEFFSHVDWLDPKADAALNVLQRMSASNIVHEMLESISHGSVENKAKRSLSLSPEIQSMSSPERSPGSYLSRKAAETHDIQIAHQPHRQSDILRHGMPQFSQSTSVSCKSVQDALVAQTPGVANQLHDPALPESAEVTRLEVVSPAIPDPTLAVSHIPESADTKIISISPTTSPPPSHPSSTDCSRKTFPSPPLPPLLPPHHLLETTHSSLTNEIYYRDKLSVVSPLDNPGIPFSNTLSNNLLPKPPPTPSLLPQTLPLKENQAVRTGPPPPPPPPLPPHSVQTAGHPISATNSLLNPPLAPLVTSSTRSLPNFPPSPPTPSFKEKITGGAGHPPPPPPPPPHSGQVASPRVPSPVPPLPPARIVSSKHFNHASQNSSPIPSAPPPPVPFVKGLSRTDSNRNSVSGSPLRSPSRGKGHILSRTISSKNNRKKKLKPLHWLKLTRAASGSLWAEAQKLGEAAKTPEIDISELENLFSVALPSSDHGKKSISGSLGHKSDQVQLIDHRRAYNCEIMLSKVKIPLHDLVSSVLALEDSVLDVDLVESLIKFCPTKEEMELLKGYTGEKEKLGKSEQFFLELMQVPRVECKLRVFSFKIQFHSQIFDLRKNLNVVNSAAEEIRNSAKLKRIMQTILSLGNALNQGTARGSAVGFRLDSLLKLIETRARNNKMTLMHYLCKVLADKLPEVLDFSNDLASLEPAAKIQLKYLAEEMQAISKGLEKVIQELSASENDGPISQNFRETLKEFLLFAEAEVRSLASLYAGVGRNADALILYFGEDPPRCPFEQVVSTLLNFVRMFKKAHEENVRQLELEMKKTAGSEKLNTPIHSGNVTL; this is encoded by the exons ATGGCGTTGTTGCGGCGGTTCTTTTTCCGGAAGCCACCCAATGGGCTCCTAGAGATCTCTGAGCGAGTTTATG tatttgACTCCTGTTTCACTACCGAGGCTTGGGATGAAGAGAACTATAAGATATATACCGATGGGATAGTCAGTCAACTTCGAGATCACATGCCTGAAGCTTCCTTCTTGGTATTCAATTTTCGTGAGGGAGAGGCACAAAGCGAGATTGCTAATATTTTGGACACATACGATATGACCAGAATGGAATACCCTCGACATTATGAGGGCTGCCCTGTGCTGACAGTGGAGGTCATCcaccattttctaaaatcaAGTGAAAGTTGGTTGGCGCTTGGACAACATAACATGCTGTTGATGCACTGTGAACGTGGTGTTTGGCCAGTTTTGGCTTTTATGTTGGCTGCACTGTTGATTTATAGGAAGCAGTACAGTGGGGAGCAGAAGACCTTAGACATGGTTTACAGACAGGCTCCTCGCGAGCTTTTGCATTTTCTGTCGCCACTGAACCCAATACCTTCTCAACTGAGGTATCTACAGTATGTATCAAGGAGGAATGTTGCCTTTGAATGGCCACCGTTGGATAGAGCGCTCACCTTGGACTGCATCATTCTCAGATGCATTCCTGATTTTGATGGAAGTGGGGGTTGTTGTCCAATATTTCAGGTATACGGACAGGATCCCTTTTTGGTTGCTGATAAAACCCACAAAGTTTTGTACTCATCACCGAAAAGAAGCAAGGCTGTCCGGGCTTACAAGCAG GCAGAATGCGAACTAGTTAAAATAGATATCAATTGCCATGTTCAAGGTGATGTTGTGGTGGAGTGTGTTAGCTTGAATGATGACATCAAATGTGAAGAGATGATGTTCAGAGTCATGTTTAACACTGCTTTTATTAGGTCCAATATATTGATCCTAAACCGAGATGAAATTGACATGTTGTGGAATGCTGAGGATCAATTTCCAAAGGACTTCAGAGTAGAG ATTCTCTTCTCAGAGATGGATGCTGCTGCTTCCATAGTGGTGGGTGATATCTCATGCTTCGAGGAGGAGGGCCTTCCAATGGAAGCATTTGCAAAAGTTCAAGAGTTCTTCAGTCATGTAGACTGGTTAGATCCCAAGGCTGATGCAGCACTAAATGTGCTTCAACGGATGAGTGCATCAAATATTGTCCACGAGATGTTGGAAAGTATTTCCCATGGGAGTGTGGAAAATAAGGCTAAACGCTCCTTATCTTTGTCCCCAGAGATTCAGTCCATGTCCTCACCCGAGCGATCTCCTGGTTCTTATCTGAGTAGAAAGGCAGCTGAGACTCATGACATTCAGATTGCGCATCAACCTCACAGGCAATCTGACATCCTTAGGCATGGGATGCCTCAATTTTCTCAGTCAACCTCAGTCTCCTGTAAATCTGTGCAAGATGCACTCGTAGCCCAAACTCCTGGCGTAGCAAATCAGCTACATGATCCTGCCTTACCTGAAAGTGCAGAAGTCACTCGTCTAGAAGTGGTATCTCCAGCCATTCCAGATCCAACCTTGGCAGTTTCACACATACCTGAATCTGCAGATAccaaaattatttcaatttcaccCACCACATCTCCTCCTCCATCACATCCTTCCTCAACTGATTGTTCTAGAAAAACTTTTCCTTCTCCTCCCCTGCCTCCCCTCCTGCCACCTCATCATCTTTTAGAAACTACACATTCTTCACTTACCAACGAGATATATTATAGAGATAAGTTGTCAGTAGTTAGTCCCCTAGATAATCCTGGGATTCCATTCTCAAATACCCTTTCCAATAATTTGTTACCTAAACCTCCTCCAACTCCATCACTTCTTCCTCAAACACTTCCTTTGAAGGAAAATCAGGCTGTTAGGACTGggccacctccacctccacctccacctctgcCCCCTCATTCTGTGCAAACTGCAGGTCACCCAATTTCTGCCACTAATTCATTACTTAATCCGCCTTTAGCACCTTTAGTCACGTCATCAACAAGGTCTCTGCCTAATTTTCCTCCATCTCCTCCAACACCTTCTTTCAAGGAAAAGATAACTGGCGGAGCTGGACATCCTCCACCCCCACCCCCTCCACCTCCTCATTCTGGACAAGTAGCAAGTCCTAGAGTTCCATCTCCAGTGCCACCACTGCCTCCTGCACGCATTGTTTCATCCAAGCACTTCAACCATGCATCACAAAATTCCTCTCCCATTCCATCTGCACCCCCTCCTCCAGTTCCTTTTGTTAAAGGTTTGTCTAGGACGGATAGTAACAGAAATAGTGTGTCTGGATCCCCACTTAGATCTCCCAGTAGGGGGAAGGGGCATATTCTGTCACGCACTATAAGCTCAAAGAATAATCGGAAGAAAAAACTGAAGCCATTGCATTGGCTGAAATTGACAAGAGCAGCATCAGGAAGTCTGTGGGCGGAGGCACAAAAATTGGGTGAAGCTGCCAA GACTCCTGAGATTGACATTTCAGAACTAGAGAATCTTTTCTCAGTGGCACTTCCGAGTTCAGATCATGGCAAGAAGTCTATAAGTGGTTCACTTGGACATAAATCAGATCAAGTGCAACTG ATTGACCACCGGCGGGCATATAACTGTGAAATCATGCTTTCAAAGGTGAAAATACCATTGCATGACTTAGTG AGTTCAGTGCTTGCTCTTGAAGATTCAGTTTTAGATGTGGATCTGGTTGAGAGTCTGATTAAATTCTGTCCTACAAAAGAGGAGATGGAGCTACTTAAG GGCTACACaggagaaaaggaaaagttAGGAAAATCCGAACAG TTCTTCTTAGAGTTGATGCAAGTACCACGTGTAGAATGTAAGCTCAGAGTTTTTTCATTCAAGATACAGTTCCACTCCCAG ATTTTTGACCTTAGAAAGAATCTAAACGTTGTAAACTCAGCCGCAGAAGAG ATCAGGAATTCTGCCAAACTGAAGAGAATTATGCAGACGATTCTGTCGTTAGGAAATGCTTTGAACCAGGGAACTGCTAGGG GATCTGCTGTTGGATTTAGGTTGGATAGCCTCCTTAAACTTATCGAGACACGTGCACGGAACAACAAGATGACTCTCATGCATTATCTTTGTAAG GTGCTTGCTGATAAACTGCCGGAAGTTCTTGATTTTTCCAATGATCTTGCCAGCTTGGAGCCAGCTGCAAAG ATACAATTGAAATATTTGGCGGAGGAAATGCAAGCCATAAGCAAAGGCTTAGAAAAAGTTATACAGGAACTCTCTGCCTCTGAAAATGATGGCCCTATATCACAAAATTTCCGTGAG ACTTTAAAGGAGTTCCTTCTTTTTGCTGAAGCCGAAGTGAGGTCTTTGGCGTCATTGTATGCGGGCGTG GGTAGAAATGCGGATGCATTGATCCTTTATTTTGGAGAAGATCCGCCTCGCTGCCCCTTTGAACAAG TTGTTTCAACTCTGCTCAACTTTGTAAGAATGTTCAAGAAAGCCCATGAAGAGAACGTCAGGCAGCTTGAGCTTGAAATGAAGAAAACAGCAGGAAGTGAAAAGTTAAATACTCCAATACACAGTGGAAATGTTACATTATGA